One segment of Brassica napus cultivar Da-Ae chromosome C3, Da-Ae, whole genome shotgun sequence DNA contains the following:
- the LOC125583237 gene encoding protein ALP1-like: protein MVRWYLDDDDDDYDDEDEYEDDVLKPERLLQRTDRGAGWHHVQQLMHGSDQQCYDILRMNQRTFQDLCKMLATRYGLKETNNVYIEEGVAMFLEVVGQDKTVRVIAERYQRSLDTVKRKLEEVLSVLLKFAADALKPEDGEFTRVCPALRDDDRYWPCFKDCIGALDGTHISVRPPKRNAEAYRGRKQEPTMNVLAICNFDMKFIYAYVGVPGRAHDTKVLTYCARNEPFFPHPPNGKYYLVDAGYPTRTGYLGPYRRVWYHLDQFNRGGPPTNSREVFNRRHSSLRSVIERTFGVWKAKWRILDRRHPKYGLIKWIKLVTATMALHNFIRDSHREDNDFVQSGFLLSGLFSSEGMEQVFVWPSCYNHQLFSFQEALDWRFLVPSDFLVGSFVNCT from the exons ATGGTTAGGTGGTacttggatgatgatgatgatgattatgatgatgaggatgaatATGAGGACGATGTGCTTAAGCCAGAGAGATTGCTTCAAAGAACAGATCGAGGTGCTGGATGGCATCATGTTCAGCAGCTTATGCACGGGTCAGATCAACAGTGTTATGATATTCTTCGCATGAATCAGAGGACATTTCAAGATTTGTGTAAGATGTTAGCGACGAGATATGGGTTAAAAGAGACGAACAATGTCTATATTGAAGAAGGGGTTGCAATGTTCCTTGAAGTGGTGGGTCAAGATAAGACGGTACGGGTTATTGCAGAAAGATATCAACGTTCGTTGGATACGGTCAAAAGGAAACTTGAAGAGGTTTTGAGTGTTCTCTTGAAATTTGCTGCAGATGCACTAAAACCAGAAGATGGTGAGTTCACAAGAGTATGTCCTGCTTTGAGAGATGATGATCGATACTGGCCATGTTTTAAGGATTGTATTGGGGCATTGGATGGAACTCATATCTCAGTTCGCCCTCCTAAGCGAAATGCAGAAGCATACCGAGGTAGAAAACAGGAGCCGACCATGAATGTCCTTGCTATATGTAACTTTGATATGAAGTTCATATATGCTTATGTGGGTGTACCGGGTAGAGCACATGACACAAAGGTATTGACTTACTGTGCGAGGAACGAGCCCTTTTTTCCACATCCGCCAAATGGAAAGTACTATTTGGTTGATGCGGGATATCCCACAAGAACAGGGTATCTTGGTCCATATCGCAGAGTTTGGTACCATCTCGATCAGTTCAACAGAGGAGGACCGCCAACAAACAGTCGAGAGGTGTTTAACCGGAGACATTCAAGCTTGCGATCAGTGATTGAACGGACATTTGGAGTATGGAAAGCAAAATGGAGAATTCTTGACCGTAGGCATCCAAAGTATGGTTTGATCAAATGGATAAAGCTAGTAACAGCAACGATGGCTCTACACAACTTCATACGTGATTCACATCGAGAAGATAATGATTTT GTTCAATCAGGCTTCCTTTTGAGTGGGTTGTTTTCTTCTGAGGGCATGGAGCAAGTTTTCGTCTGGCCAAGCTGCTACAATCATCAGCTTTTCTCATTCCAAGAAGCGCTCGATTGGCGGTTTCTTGTTCCTTCTGATTTCCTTGTCGGCTCTTTCGTTAACTGCACTTAG
- the LOC106360925 gene encoding cyclin-dependent kinase F-4-like isoform X3 codes for MDRYKLIKEVGDGTFGTVWRAINKQTGEVVAIKKMKKKYYSWDECINLREVKSLRRMDHPNIVKLKEVIREHDILYFVFEYMDYNLYQLMKDRQKLFTEAVIKKWCFQVFHGLSYMHQRGYFHRDLKPENLLVSKDIIKIADFGLAREVNSSPPFTEYVSTRWYRAPEVLLQSYVYTSKVDMWAMGAIMSELLSLRPIFPGASEADEIYKICSVIGSPTEETWLEGLNLANTINYQFPQLSGVPLSSLMPSASEDAIDLITRLCSWDPCKRPTAAEALQHPFFQSCFYVPPSLRPKPSVARTPPPVGPRGSFEHQTVKRQTVSLAKPFNNVSPKPSAAFGSGVQRKLDMAKQDGTRNTKPVRSSVKDSKYRPPGRKSPRSSLSKNRVARGVSETADKLSNMSVRGTVSRRHSVSVMQQQQLKPPPMKAGCVGEKRDMFLRPTQPATSAYSRKVAG; via the exons ATGGACAG GTACAAGTTAATTAAAGAGGTTGGTGATGGAACTTTTGGTACCGTGTGGCGAGCTATCAATAAGCAGACGGGTGAAGTT GTTGcaattaagaaaatgaaaaagaagtaCTACTCATGGGACGAATGTATCAATCTGAGAGAAGTGAAG TCGCTTAGGAGAATGGATCATCCAAATATCGTGAAGCTGAAGGAAGTCATCCGCGAACATGATATCCTATACTTTGTCTTTGAGTACATG GATTACAACCTCTATCAGCTAATGAAAGATCGACAAAAGCTTTTTACAGAAGCTGTTATTAAAAAATGGTGCTTTCAAGTCTTTCATGGCCTTTCTTATATGCATCAGCGAGGTTACTTTCACCGCGATCTTAAGCCAG AAAATCTATTAGTCTCTAAAGACATCATTAAGATTGCTGATTTTGGTTTGGCACGGGAGGTTAATTCGAGTCCACCTTTTACCGAGTATGTTTCTACACGCTG GTACAGGGCGCCTGAAGTACTCCTTCAGTCATATGTATACACATCAAAAGTTG ATATGTGGGCGATGGGAGCTATTATGTCTGAGTTGTTGTCTCTTCGTCCTATATTTCCAGGGGCTAG TGAAGCAGATGAGATCTATAAGATCTGCAGTGTCATAGGCAGTCCAACTGAGGAGACCTGGTTAGAGGGACTTAATCTTGCTAACACCATAAACTATCAATTCCCTCAG CTTTCTGGTGTGCCTCTTTCAAGCTTGATGCCATCTGCTAGTGAAGACGCAATTGATCTTATTACG CGGCTTTGCTCCTGGGATCCATGCAAGAGACCCACTGCTGCAGAGGCTCTGCAGCACCCGTTCTTTCAG AGTTGCTTTTATGTCCCACCATCTCTCCGACCCAAGCCATCTGTTGCAAGAACTCCTCCGCCTg ttGGACCAAGAGGATCATTCGAGCACCAAACAGTTAAAAGGCAGACTGTGTCTCTTGCCAAGCCATTCAACAATGTTTCTCCAAAGCCAAGTGCTGCTTTTGGCAGTGGCGTCCAGAGGAAACTCGACATGGCTAAGCAAGATGGAACGAGGAACACTAAACCGGTGAGAAGTTCTGTCAAAGACTCCAAATACAGACCACCCGGTAGAAAGAGTCCTC GTTCGTCATTGAGCAAGAACAGGGTCGCGCGTGGTGTGTCCGAGACTGCTGATAAACTTTCCAACATGAGCGTCAGAGGAACCGTGTCTCGAAGACACTCTGTGTCAGTGATGCAGCAACAGCAGCTGAAGCCACCGCCGATGAAAGCAGGTTGTGTAGGAGAAAAACGTGACATGTTCCTTAGACCAACCCAACCCGCCACCAGTGCCTACTCTAGGAAAGTCGCCGGCTGA
- the LOC106360925 gene encoding cyclin-dependent kinase F-4-like isoform X2 — translation MDRYKLIKEVGDGTFGTVWRAINKQTGEVVAIKKMKKKYYSWDECINLREVKSLRRMDHPNIVKLKEVIREHDILYFVFEYMDYNLYQLMKDRQKLFTEAVIKKWCFQVFHGLSYMHQRGYFHRDLKPENLLVSKDIIKIADFGLAREVNSSPPFTEYVSTRWYRAPEVLLQSYVYTSKVDMWAMGAIMSELLSLRPIFPGASEADEIYKICSVIGSPTEETWLEGLNLANTINYQFPQLSGVPLSSLMPSASEDAIDLITRLCSWDPCKRPTAAEALQHPFFQSCFYVPPSLRPKPSVARTPPPVGPRGSFEHQTVKRQTVSLAKPFNNVSPKPSAAFGSGVQRKLDMAKQDGTRNTKPVRSSVKDSKYRPPGRKSPPGSSLSKNRVARGVSETADKLSNMSVRGTVSRRHSVSVMQQQQLKPPPMKAGCVGEKRDMFLRPTQPATSAYSRKVAG, via the exons ATGGACAG GTACAAGTTAATTAAAGAGGTTGGTGATGGAACTTTTGGTACCGTGTGGCGAGCTATCAATAAGCAGACGGGTGAAGTT GTTGcaattaagaaaatgaaaaagaagtaCTACTCATGGGACGAATGTATCAATCTGAGAGAAGTGAAG TCGCTTAGGAGAATGGATCATCCAAATATCGTGAAGCTGAAGGAAGTCATCCGCGAACATGATATCCTATACTTTGTCTTTGAGTACATG GATTACAACCTCTATCAGCTAATGAAAGATCGACAAAAGCTTTTTACAGAAGCTGTTATTAAAAAATGGTGCTTTCAAGTCTTTCATGGCCTTTCTTATATGCATCAGCGAGGTTACTTTCACCGCGATCTTAAGCCAG AAAATCTATTAGTCTCTAAAGACATCATTAAGATTGCTGATTTTGGTTTGGCACGGGAGGTTAATTCGAGTCCACCTTTTACCGAGTATGTTTCTACACGCTG GTACAGGGCGCCTGAAGTACTCCTTCAGTCATATGTATACACATCAAAAGTTG ATATGTGGGCGATGGGAGCTATTATGTCTGAGTTGTTGTCTCTTCGTCCTATATTTCCAGGGGCTAG TGAAGCAGATGAGATCTATAAGATCTGCAGTGTCATAGGCAGTCCAACTGAGGAGACCTGGTTAGAGGGACTTAATCTTGCTAACACCATAAACTATCAATTCCCTCAG CTTTCTGGTGTGCCTCTTTCAAGCTTGATGCCATCTGCTAGTGAAGACGCAATTGATCTTATTACG CGGCTTTGCTCCTGGGATCCATGCAAGAGACCCACTGCTGCAGAGGCTCTGCAGCACCCGTTCTTTCAG AGTTGCTTTTATGTCCCACCATCTCTCCGACCCAAGCCATCTGTTGCAAGAACTCCTCCGCCTg ttGGACCAAGAGGATCATTCGAGCACCAAACAGTTAAAAGGCAGACTGTGTCTCTTGCCAAGCCATTCAACAATGTTTCTCCAAAGCCAAGTGCTGCTTTTGGCAGTGGCGTCCAGAGGAAACTCGACATGGCTAAGCAAGATGGAACGAGGAACACTAAACCGGTGAGAAGTTCTGTCAAAGACTCCAAATACAGACCACCCGGTAGAAAGAGTCCTC CAGGTTCGTCATTGAGCAAGAACAGGGTCGCGCGTGGTGTGTCCGAGACTGCTGATAAACTTTCCAACATGAGCGTCAGAGGAACCGTGTCTCGAAGACACTCTGTGTCAGTGATGCAGCAACAGCAGCTGAAGCCACCGCCGATGAAAGCAGGTTGTGTAGGAGAAAAACGTGACATGTTCCTTAGACCAACCCAACCCGCCACCAGTGCCTACTCTAGGAAAGTCGCCGGCTGA
- the LOC106360925 gene encoding cyclin-dependent kinase F-4-like isoform X1, whose protein sequence is MDRYKLIKEVGDGTFGTVWRAINKQTGEVVAIKKMKKKYYSWDECINLREVKSLRRMDHPNIVKLKEVIREHDILYFVFEYMDYNLYQLMKDRQKLFTEAVIKKWCFQVFHGLSYMHQRGYFHRDLKPENLLVSKDIIKIADFGLAREVNSSPPFTEYVSTRWYRAPEVLLQSYVYTSKVDMWAMGAIMSELLSLRPIFPGASEADEIYKICSVIGSPTEETWLEGLNLANTINYQFPQLSGVPLSSLMPSASEDAIDLITRLCSWDPCKRPTAAEALQHPFFQSCFYVPPSLRPKPSVARTPPPVGPRGSFEHQTVKRQTVSLAKPFNNVSPKPSAAFGSGVQRKLDMAKQDGTRNTKPVRSSVKDSKYRPPGRKSPPGGNAAGSSLSKNRVARGVSETADKLSNMSVRGTVSRRHSVSVMQQQQLKPPPMKAGCVGEKRDMFLRPTQPATSAYSRKVAG, encoded by the exons ATGGACAG GTACAAGTTAATTAAAGAGGTTGGTGATGGAACTTTTGGTACCGTGTGGCGAGCTATCAATAAGCAGACGGGTGAAGTT GTTGcaattaagaaaatgaaaaagaagtaCTACTCATGGGACGAATGTATCAATCTGAGAGAAGTGAAG TCGCTTAGGAGAATGGATCATCCAAATATCGTGAAGCTGAAGGAAGTCATCCGCGAACATGATATCCTATACTTTGTCTTTGAGTACATG GATTACAACCTCTATCAGCTAATGAAAGATCGACAAAAGCTTTTTACAGAAGCTGTTATTAAAAAATGGTGCTTTCAAGTCTTTCATGGCCTTTCTTATATGCATCAGCGAGGTTACTTTCACCGCGATCTTAAGCCAG AAAATCTATTAGTCTCTAAAGACATCATTAAGATTGCTGATTTTGGTTTGGCACGGGAGGTTAATTCGAGTCCACCTTTTACCGAGTATGTTTCTACACGCTG GTACAGGGCGCCTGAAGTACTCCTTCAGTCATATGTATACACATCAAAAGTTG ATATGTGGGCGATGGGAGCTATTATGTCTGAGTTGTTGTCTCTTCGTCCTATATTTCCAGGGGCTAG TGAAGCAGATGAGATCTATAAGATCTGCAGTGTCATAGGCAGTCCAACTGAGGAGACCTGGTTAGAGGGACTTAATCTTGCTAACACCATAAACTATCAATTCCCTCAG CTTTCTGGTGTGCCTCTTTCAAGCTTGATGCCATCTGCTAGTGAAGACGCAATTGATCTTATTACG CGGCTTTGCTCCTGGGATCCATGCAAGAGACCCACTGCTGCAGAGGCTCTGCAGCACCCGTTCTTTCAG AGTTGCTTTTATGTCCCACCATCTCTCCGACCCAAGCCATCTGTTGCAAGAACTCCTCCGCCTg ttGGACCAAGAGGATCATTCGAGCACCAAACAGTTAAAAGGCAGACTGTGTCTCTTGCCAAGCCATTCAACAATGTTTCTCCAAAGCCAAGTGCTGCTTTTGGCAGTGGCGTCCAGAGGAAACTCGACATGGCTAAGCAAGATGGAACGAGGAACACTAAACCGGTGAGAAGTTCTGTCAAAGACTCCAAATACAGACCACCCGGTAGAAAGAGTCCTC CTGGAGGTAATGCAGCAGGTTCGTCATTGAGCAAGAACAGGGTCGCGCGTGGTGTGTCCGAGACTGCTGATAAACTTTCCAACATGAGCGTCAGAGGAACCGTGTCTCGAAGACACTCTGTGTCAGTGATGCAGCAACAGCAGCTGAAGCCACCGCCGATGAAAGCAGGTTGTGTAGGAGAAAAACGTGACATGTTCCTTAGACCAACCCAACCCGCCACCAGTGCCTACTCTAGGAAAGTCGCCGGCTGA
- the LOC106360926 gene encoding protein PAM68, chloroplastic, with protein MASVTCLFNLSAHPRSSCKLDGSVERRREWNGQVPKSLTCSKRLEIWRIAPLQATMNSPRGFGPPPPRKTKKPKKSKPGNQSDEEDDQEEDDDEDERERGVIPEIVTNRMISRMGFTVGLPLFVGLCFFPLFYYLKVGLKIDVPTWVPFIVSFVFFGTALAGVSYGIVSSSWDPSREGSLLGWNEARKNWPVFWQSFWNSSSKR; from the exons ATGGCTTCTGTAACATGTCTTTTCAACCTCTCTGCTCATCCCAGATCCTCTTGCAAG CTTGATGGAAGCGTAGAAAGACGGAGAGAATGGAACGGTCAAGTTCCCAAGTCTCTTACTTGCAGTAAGCGCTTAGAGATATGGCGTATAGCGCCATTACAAGCAACAATGAATAGTCCGAGAGGCTTTGGACCACCTCCTCCTAGGAAAACCAAGAAACCCAAAAAGTCAAAACCCGGAAACCAGAGTGACGAAGAAGACGACCAAGAGGAAGACGATGATGAAGATGAGCGTGAGAGAGGTGTGATTCCAGAGATAGTAACCAACAGAATGATAAGCAGAATGGGATTCACCGTTGGTTTACCACTCTTCGTTGGTCTTTGTTTCTTCCCACTCTTTTACTATCTGAAAGTGGGATTGAAAATCGATGTGCCTACATGGGTTCCGTTTATTGTTTCCTTCGTCTTCTTCGGTACGGCGTTAGCTGGTGTGAGCTACGGGATCGTGTCGTCGAGTTGGGATCCGTCGAGAGAAGGTTCCTTGTTAGGTTGGAACGAAGCTAGGAAGAATTGGCCTGTCTTTTGGCAGTCCTTTTGGAACTCCTCAAGCAAGAGATAA